A stretch of DNA from Hylaeus volcanicus isolate JK05 unplaced genomic scaffold, UHH_iyHylVolc1.0_haploid 11929, whole genome shotgun sequence:
tttaaaaaaaattgttcatgtTCCATCAAATGCCTTACTAGCATCATACCTAGTGTCGTACAGAATCGCGCAATGTAAAAAACCCCACACAATAGCAGAAACCTTAGTTTTGCCAGCAGCTATTGATATGGTCAAAACAATGTTTGGCCAATCTTATGCGAATCAGCTGCGACAAATACCGCTTGCTGATAATACAATTGGCTGAAGAATTGATGATATATCTGAAGATGTTTGTGACCAATTAGTTTCTCGAATGCGTACTTCAAAATTCGCCATACAAGTAGATGAAGCTACTGATACTAAAGACGCACATTTAATTGCATATGTTCGATATGTTGACGATACTAATATAATTGAAGATATCTTATTTTGCAAACCAATTCCTGACAGAGTCACatccaatgaaattttcaaaataatagaCAGATTTTTTAATGAGAACGACATAATGTGAAATAATTCCATTGGGCTCTGTACTGACGGTGCACAATCAATGGCGGGACACAAAACTGGTCTTCAAACACTagttaaaatgaaaacaccTGAGGTTCTCTGGACGCACTGCATGCTCTACAGAGCAGCTCTCGTATCAAAAACTATAAGCAAGGAATTTAACAATGTTTTTGGAAAAGTAACGaaagttataaattacataaaaaacagTCCATTAAAAGCAAGGTTGTTCGCAAAACTGTGTGAAGATATGCGAGCTAATTACACGTCACTTCTGTACTATTGTGAAATGCGCTGACTATTTCGTGCAAAAGTGATTTAAAGGGTACTTGAACTCAAAGAAGAAATTGCTATGTTTCTCGAGGAAAATCATAATGAAGACGGCAATATGTTTAGGgatgataattttattgttaaacttACATATTTGGTTgacattttagaaaaattgagtGTTCTTAATAAATCAATGCAAGGACCGCAAATTCATTTGCTTATACAAAAAGACAAAGTGAaagcatttattaaaaaagtggAGCTATGGAAATCAAATTTGCTAAAAAATAAGATTGACATGTTTCCACGTTTAAATTTATGCGCCCGAGATAACATAgaagcaaacaaaaatctcTTTGTGGAACACTTGAATGGTTTGTTGCttcaattttcgaattattttggTGATCTTGATTTTACAAAGTTTGCGTGGATACAGAATCCATTTATCGACGAAGAAGATGATGAATTTGGATTGACAagtattgaaaaagaaaaattgttagaaTTATCTTGTGATACTacattaaaacataaatttcagaCTGTATCTCTGGTTCAATTCTGGTTGAATCTTCATACAGAATATAACACTTTGTCAAACAAAGCTTTGAAAGTACTGCTGCCGTTCGCAACATCATATTTATGTGAAACGGGATTTTCTGCCTTGGCTGCAATGAAATCCAAATATCGAGCTCGTTTAGTTGTAGAAAAAGAGCTACGAGTAGCTATATCGTCACAAACACCAAGATTTGATAAACTTTGTGCTAATAGACAAGCACATCCATctcattaaaaacaataataaaatatcgttttccATTAGtttgtatgaataaattttataagagtaaaaatgttttactctTTTATGAAATCTTCCGGGAGGGGGGGCCCCGgcaaatgattaaatatttttaagggaGACGTAGTAACAATAAGTTTGGAAACCACTGATGTAagtggatatatatatatcgtggCGCCATCTGATTAATTatgatatacattatattttgtcCAATATGTATCAACTGCATGTTTGAcacgtatgaatatttatataatatgtgcAATATATTTgctatgtattatatatatatatatatataatacatagcAAATATATTgcacatattatataaatattcatacgtgTCAAACATGCAGTTGATACATATTGgacaaaatataatgtatatcatAATTAATCAGATGGCGCCACGACAGTAATAGTGCCATTAAAGAATCGTTAAACGGAAAATCGAGTATGTTTTGTACTTACCTAGCGATTTGTTGAATTAAGTGTTAGTTATATAGGTGAAAAGTGATTTAGTTAGTTAAAGGTAAGTGTGGTGTATCTACGCCATCTTTTAGTAGTGTG
This window harbors:
- the LOC128882484 gene encoding zinc finger BED domain-containing protein 5-like — protein: MFRDDNFIVKLTYLVDILEKLSVLNKSMQGPQIHLLIQKDKVKAFIKKVELWKSNLLKNKIDMFPRLNLCARDNIEANKNLFVEHLNGLLLQFSNYFGDLDFTKFAWIQNPFIDEEDDEFGLTSIEKEKLLELSCDTTLKHKFQTVSLVQFWLNLHTEYNTLSNKALKVLLPFATSYLCETGFSALAAMKSKYRARLVVEKELRVAISSQTPRFDKLCANRQAHPSH